TTCTATAACAGTTCTATACTTTGTAATTAATTGTGTCATTTAACATACAGGAGGACGACTCGTTCAAGATGAGGGTCCTGGGGTCACTCAGTGATGACCTCATCCGTGCCAAGCAGCAGCTGCTTATGGTCACCCCGCAGCACACTGCATGTCTAGAGGTGTTCCTAGACAGCCATACTCTGGTCAGCTGGGTCCAGGACCAACTCTGTAGTAAGACACTGGCCAACACTGTTATCCAACAACACGGTCCAACACCACtgtccatttcagccattatggTTGGCCATTCAGCAATTATGGTTGAGTTTGGCATTCAAAGGGGACTTAATCTAAGTTGAAAGTCTCTTCTTTTACTGTTTATTTACATTGAACAGATATGAGTGACGTGAAAGTGTTTGTGGACCTGGCCTCCATCTCGGCTGGAGAGAATGACACAGAGATCGACCGAGTGGCCTGTTTCCATGATGCGGTGATGGGCTACAGTCCtttgctctactctctctcccccaaggCTGGGTTTGAGGAGTTCATGATCTCTGCTAGACAGGTGTGGGACACCCTACAAAGAGACAAGAGACTCCCTGCCAAATTGGTGATTACTTTCTCTCCATTCTTTGAATTCAATATTAAAGGTACTTTGTCCTGTTTTTGGGAGACCTAAGGTGACTGTTCTGTAATCCTTGGGTGTGTATAGTAACCATACCATGTTCACATTGATATACCGGTATGTGTATTCTAGAGGGACTCTTGTCATTTGCTGGGCTGGCTGAAGGGACTGAGGGAGACCCATGGGTCTGTGgagcagtcctctctctccctggcctcagCGATTAATGCACAGGGGGTATACCACGTGGGCTggtctgagacacacacagacagggtgagTGGAATGTCTCAAATGAGCACAGATCTGACATCAATCAACATGAACCATGAAATACACGTCTTCTTCTTCCTGTTTGTAGAGATGTCTGCAGAGCCTGCTGGTGGTCAGAGTGAGGAATGACCATGAGTTGAAGAGCTATAACCTGGAGGAGCTACTGGAGCTGCAGAATAAGCTGATGCTCATGTCATCCAAAGGAGAGCATGGCAAGGAGCATGTCAACAGGTTCACCCAGGTCAGTTGATTTCAATGATGCCTTTACCATTGAGCCCTACTGTATCACAACAAGAACATAACAATAGCAACATGACAGATTTGTTCTGGTCTGAAAAGTTAATTAAATATTTAAACTCCCTGTCGCTAGGTGTTTGAGGGAGTTCAGAGACTGGGCTGCATCCTCCTCCAAATGCAGTCTACTGGCAACATGCTTTTCCGGGAGTGTCGAGCCCAGGTACAGTGTAGCCAGGAGAAGCAGCCATGCATCCGGGTCACGTTCTCCTCCCTGCGGGGTAAAGAGATGGTGTACAGTGGGGAGGTGACAGAACAGCTCCAGTCCCTGTGTCGCTCCATGGAGACCTGCCATAAAGAATGGTGTGCTTTCATCAGCGAGAAACGTTCCCAATTCCACACGCTGAACCACTACACATCTGAGCAGGTGGTTTACCTGTGCAGGTggatctacagtgtgtgtgagaggcggGCCTGTGTTCCTCAACAGGTGTGGCACCTGCTGTCTCCCATTAAGGCTGGGTGCACACTGAATGATGTCAGAGAGGCCTTCGCCACGGTAACAGAGGTGTTGTCAGGGACACTTTCTGGCAATCCAGCAGTGTgggaagaggatgatgaagaTGATTCTGGACGTTCTATGGACTTTAGATCGATTGGACACAACGTTGACAAAAGATGGGGGTACAATGACGAAAATATTGAGAGCAATGTTGAAGAAGAATATGATATGATTGAGTTCTCAGATACTGAGGAAGATGAGGTAAAAGAACTCTCACCTATGGCCCAGAGTGATGcaaaggaggaggaggctgaggaaGGTCTGGAGGACCTGTGGAGGCGATTTAAAGAGGACATGCCAAAGTACCTCATACAGCATGTAGACATCACTACTCTGGCTCGcttcctctcctgcctctcagaAATGAACCACCAGGATGTCAAGAGGAAGCTGCCTCCTTCACTCCAAGAAGGGAAGCCCAACCTCGTCCTCTGCCCAGCCACAGAGGTCCTGAGCACCACTCTGTCCTTCTACATGGAGAGCCCAGATCAGCCTCTGCCGTCCACTGATGAAGTTCTGGTCTGCagagaggacaccacagaggaaCAGGTGGAGATCTTCCTCAGTCGAGCCCTGGGCCGGGGCGATGGTGCCGTAGGGAGCCAGCAGAAGATCTACACCCTGGTCAACCCAGGCCTGCTGGGGTACGACGTCAGTGTGGCCGTTGGGGAGTTATTCGAGGACCTGGAGAGAAGTGCGGGCCACCATTACCGCCTGGTGATTACCAGCCCAGTGATGCACCAGCACAGATACGTGCCCTCTTTCTTCAGCAACCACAAAGTACAGGCAGGAGTGGGCATCACTGCAGAAAATGCCAGAAGATATCTCCGTCACCACTTTACTGTTCCGTTCCAACACAGCTCTGTCTCACTCATCTATCCAGACAAACTGTCCGTCTGGGTTGTCTCGTCCACTCGCCCTGCAGTTGGTAAGGAAAATTATTGTAATATCTGTTACAAGAATGTACTTGTTTTATAAAAATATTTACCTTATACTATATAGTGTTCTGTTATTTTTTGCAATAGGGAAATCCCTTTATGTGGACCGACTGTTTGAGAAGTTCCCGCAGACTTCAACCAAGGCCCAGCATGTTAGGATCAGACTGATAGAGCCACGGGTTGATCTAGACTCATTCATACATACCCTGTCAGAGAGACTGGTACTGTTGAGGGAGCAGGACCCTGTGCTGCTTCACATTGACACTGCTGCGGTAGGTCTACAGGTGGAGGTCTACAGCTGTCTCTTTTCTGTGTAATGATCGTGTATAAGGATGCATCAAACGGTCACTATTTGTGCACATAAAATCATGGTAATACTCTGCAGAGAATCAATGAAGACGATTCTGTTGAATTTCAGGTTAATGTCGGTCTAGAAGAGTTCCTGTTCCACTTACTGGTTCTGGGATGTTTGAGTGACAACAAGGGAATGCTTTGGAGAAGAAATGTAGCTCATCTGATAGCAGTTGAGGTTCTGAGACCATACCCAACCCTTCAGAACCAACCACACACTAAGGAGGTAGGACTCACGACTATTGCTATTAATACTACCCAGACCTCTTTTGGAATACGATTTTCGTGGGTCTCATCTGTTTCTATCCTTCCTCATATATGTAATGTGATCTTGTTTTTTCCATAGATGAGAGTTGGACTTCTTGACATTCTACCTACCATCCAATGCAGACCACCGAAGGAGGTGAAGAAGTTGTTGTTGACAAAACGGAGAACCTTGGACCCACTGATGGATGAGCAGGAGTTTGCCAGTGGAGGGATTCAGAGGCCTTATCAGTTCCTGAAACGATTCAACAGAAATGAAAACCTGGATCCATTTTACCACCGGGAAGGATCCAGAGAGGGGGATCCTATTGACTGTCTACATCACCTTCTGGCAAACTGTGGATTGAAAGATCCGTCATGGGCTGAGCTCAAAAACTTCACCTGGTTCCTAAATTTGCAGTTGAAAGACTGTGAGAAGTCAGTTTTCTGTGACCCAGACTTCCTTGCTGAACACCTGCGGGGTTTCAAGGGCTTCATCGTGAAATTCATGATCCGGATGGCACGGGATTTTGCTTCACCGTCTATGGACACTTCTGACCAGAGTCCCTCTCTGCTCCTTGATGACAACCAAGGAGATGACCTTCTGGCCCGTTTGACCATTCGTAAGCGTTGGGAACGCGAGTCTCATCCATACATTTTCTTCAATGCGGACCGCTTCTCGATGTCATTCCTGGGCTTTCATGTGATGAGAAGTCCTGTCGGAAACACTCTCAATGCAGTTGATCCTCAGAGCCATGCAGTGTTGATGGGAGATGTGATGACTCATGAACTTCTACAGGGCCTTCAGCGGCAAGGGATCTCGCTCACTGAAGACTTTGACGGTTTGCCCAGAGCAGAAAAGATCAAGAGGATTTCACGTGTTGTTGGTGCCAAGAAAGGGATGATGAAGGGGACATTTGATCCAGACCCGACCTATGAGCTCACTGCTGATAACGTGATGAAGATGCTAGCCATTCACATGAGGTTCCGTTGTGGAATCCCTGTCATCATCATGGGAGAGACCGGCTGTGGGAAGACCCGATTGGTCCGTTTCCTCTGTGATCtccagagggaagacagagaggtagaaAACATGAAGCTGGTAAAAGTGCATGGTGGAACCACAGCTGAGATGATCTACAGAAaggtgagagaggcagagagacaggcagatatCAACCTGAAAACACACAAACTGGACACTGTTTTGTTTTTCGACGAAGCCAACACCACGGAATCCATCTTTGCTATAAAAGAAGTTCTGTGTGACAGAACTGTGCAAGGACAGCCCCTGAAGGCGAATACTGGCCTAAAGATAATCGCTGCCTGCAACCCTTATCGGAGGCACTCTCCTGAAATGGTGGAGCGCTTGGAACGTGCTGGGTTGGGATACAGAGTGAAGGCAGGAGAAACAGAAGACTGTCTTGGCAAAGTCCCTTTGAGGCAGCTAGTGTACCGCGTCCATCCACTGCCTCCTAGCATGGCTCCTTTGGTCTGGGACTTTGGTCAGTTGAGCAATTCCACTGAGCTCTCCTACATCAGACAGATTGTCCAAAAGCAAGCCAAGGATCATGATTTGCCTATGGCGTGTGGCAATGTAATATCAGATGTGTTGGCAGCCTCTCAAAGTTACATGCGTAATCGAAAGAACGAGTGCAGTTTTGTGAGtctgagagacgtggagaggtCCATAAAGGTTCTAGTATGGTTTTACCACCATAGCAACGACCTGTTCCCTGATTCCAATGATTCCAGCGTTCAGAGGACTTTGAAGTGCCTGGCACTTGCAGTGGGAGTGTGCTACTACCCATCTCTGGTTTCAAAGAAGCAGTACTTATCAGCTATCAGTCAACACTTCCCAGAACCGCTGAACACCCCAGAATCACTGCAGCAGGTGATTTCGTCATGTCAAGACTTCTTCCTCGAGAACATAGAGACAAGGGAGACAGTGGCCAAGAACATAGCACTCAAAGAGAACGTGTTCCTCATGGTGGTCTGCATTGAGCTCAGGATTCCACTCTTTCTGGTTGGCAAACCAGGGAGCTCTAAGTCCCTGGCCAAGACGGTGGTTGCGGATGCCATGCAGGGCCAAGCGTCCCACTGTAGCCTCTTCCAGAAGCTCAAGCAGGTGCACATGGTCTCCTTCCAGTGCAGTCCTCACTCCAGCCCTGAGGGCATCATCGGAACTTTCAGGAACTGTGCCCGATTCCAGAAAGACAAAAACATGGATGAGTATGTGTCAGTGGTGGTGCTGGATGAGATTGGGTTAGCAGAAGACTCCCCACAGATGCCCTTGAAGACCCTTCATCCCCTCTTGGAGGATGGCTGCATTGACAATGACAGGCCAGACCCATACATGAAGGTTGGGTTTGTTGGGATCTCAAACTGGGCTCTGGACCCAGCAAAGATGAACAGGGGGATCTTTGTGTCTCGGTGGGATCCGAGTGAGGATGAGCTGGTGGAAACAGCCAAAGGCATCTGCTCATCCTCCATACCAATTCTTCTGAAAATCAAACACCTCTTTCCACTGTTAGCAAAGGCCTTTTTGAATATTTGTAAAGAGACAGCGAAGAACCAGTTTTTTGGTCTCAGAGACTATTACAGTCTGGTGAAAATGCTTTTTGCTACAGTCAAATGTTCAGAAAAAGAACCAAACGACAGAGAGTTGGCAGAAGCCATCTTGCGTAACTTCAGTGGACAACCTGAAGACTTTGATCCTGTCATTTTCTTCCAAGATGTCTCCCAGAACCTCAGAGAAGTTCCCAGACCAAGTACTCTGCAAATGGTTGAACAAAATCTTGCCCGAGACAACAACCAAGAAAGCCGGTACCTCCTTCTTCTAACCACCAACAATGCAGCCCTCCATATCCTTCAGCAGCAAGTATTTGCCATGGCAGACTATGCATCCCCTGAGATTGTGTTTGGCTCAGGCTTTCCCAAGGATCAGGAATATGCCCAGATATGCCGAAATGTGAACCGGGTGAAGACCTGCATGGAAACAGGCCGTACTGTTATCCTTCTGAACCTACAGAACCTCTATGAGAGCCTGTACGATGCCTTGAACCAGTACTATGTCTACCTGAGTGGGCAGCAGTATGTGGATCTGGGGCTGGGGTCCCACAGGGTAAAGTGTCGTGTCCACAGGGACTTCAGGCTGGTGGTGATAGAGGACCAGATGAAggtctacacacaattcccagtGCCACTCATCAACAGGCTGGAAAAACACAGGGTGGACAGAAGCACAGACCTGACTCCCTGGCAGCACAGGGTTCTGGCCAAACTCAAAGAGTGGGTGCAGGACTTCTCTGGCACTGCGGTGTCAGAAGATTTCCAACTGTCTGATGTTTTTGTTGGTTTCCATGGGGATGCCTGTGCCAGTGCTCTCTTGCAGGCCCTGGAGAGTAGGGAGCATCAGAGGGATCCGGCTGTGGATCAGCAACACAAGGATGAAGGAGATGAGCCTCTGGGGGATGTGGAAGCAAATGAGACAGGTGAGCACAGACAGAAAGAAGGGGCTGATCCTTGTGTTATGGATATGGATGCTGATGATGAAGAGAAGAACATTTCAATGAATGAGGCTGAGGATAATGTTCTCATGGAGGTGGTAGATGATCAAGATGGAGAACCGGCATGCACACCTACCAATAGCAAAGTAGATGATGATTACATGGCAATGGATGCAGATAAAGATTATGTGGAGACAGGAAACAGTCAGTCTAAAGGGACAGATGAGGAAGAGAAGGTATTTGAATCAGCCAAGGGTTACCTGTTGAATTGTGCCACACCTGACTCAGTGCTAAGGCTGAAGTATACAGACCTCGGAaatcaggagaaagagagacttcAGAAGATGTACTTTCATCATCAGCATAAACACTCACTAAGGGACTTCATGAAGAGCCACTTGTCGTCAGAGAACTCCAGCAAGTTTATTGAAGTAAGTAGAGTAACATAAAATGAGTTGTGAACCCAAATAATACCAGTACAGTTTACAGTACCAGTTTACTTCACCAACACTGTTTATTCTTCCATTTTGTAAGGTCACCACATTCTCCAGTTTGCTCACCAAATCTGACGTGCGAGGGTTGGCTCACGCTCTGGGCCTGCACACCCAAACGTTCCTCCTGCTGTCTCTTCACCAATTTGATACAGAGGTCTCCTTCTGCAGCAAGATACGGTACAACACCACTATATCTTAACACCACAAGTTATACACTTAGGTTTTTCTCTCGAGCTGTTTTCATCACTCTCACATTGTCTCTCCTTGACTGCTTTAGCGCCTTCCTACAAGATGCTGGTCCGTCCATCCGTATTCTGGTCGTTCAGATGGACATAGAGGACTCCCACTGTAGCGACGAGCTGATAGCATCAGCAAAGTACTGTTTTTTTAATCTGATTTTGTTTGAGATGTTCTCAATTAGCAATCTTTTAACACTATGACCAATACTATGTTAAACGCTGGCCCCTTGTGGAAATGAGGTAAATTGCAACAACACAGCCTGCCTTCAACGGACGATTGCCCTTTGCTGGCCCCAGTCAACTTGGCAACAAGAGATGGTCCAATAAGAAGACTGCACCATTAGAATGCAATTTTGTGTGGGCCAAATAATGTTTTGGgcatttgttttttttaacacTATCATTCCACTATTAATGTAGACATATTTTGGACATTCTCTGAAATTACAATGCAAAAATATTTCATATACTGTTGCTCCTTTAAACAAAATTGGCAAATTATAATATTTGTTTAAAAGTTAATCTATGTGGTTAAAAATAGTGGGTCAATCCAGTGCTGAATAGATAGAGTTGTTGCAATCCCTCAGTGAAACTAACCTTatcacactgtgtgtgtccaggtaCTGCACACTGAACTACCTGATAACACTGGAGTCAGATCAGTCCTGTTATGTGGTCTTCATCACCAAGCTGTCCCGCATTCAGAGTGGAGGTTCTCAGTACATAGGCTTCCAAGGAGGTGAGTTACAGTCTGGCAAGGCTAATGTACAGTGATGTGCTGTTGACTATTGCATATATCCATTaacatgtgtgtgtttatggtttGTTTTGTTTCCAGGTGTCTGGCTTTCAGTGCACATTGATGACCTCAGGGACACCGAAGACATGAGCTTGAACTTGTCAGTTTTCTGCGGAATGCCAATCAGCAAGCTTGTCCCACCTGCACAGTCAGGTATAGAGACCTTTGAGTCTGTTAATGCCCAAGCAGAGACGGCACACCTGCACAGTTTATCCCTGGTGAGGTCCTGCGTTCAGAAAGCAGTGGGTTTGCTGAGAGACCCCAATGACCTGACCTCCAGGAGCATGCAGCGCATGAACATACTGCTGGGGCTTCTTGGAGAGAACCACGGAGAGATGGGAGGTAAATAGACAGTCCTTGACATTATTTTACTGCTCTTGAACTTCATTGCTCTTTATTGCTGTTTTTGATGTGATTCTCACATACAGCCATCATGTTACTAAAGTATACAAACACAGTGGAAAACTGTCTGAGTGTACTGCATATACTGTCTACAGTGAAGTGAAAGGTTAGGCACAGATCGAAATTTACAGTCGATTTGTggcacagtcgatgccacgcagggctacgggccagaaggtaaGGTTTAGGGTTCGCCGACCACAACTGACGAGCtaactctccctgcctgtttcattacactacaatcagagccggctgcagacaatgatcagctagGGGGAAATCAGATTTCCAACATTTTGATGTCATATATATAATGATATAAAATATATGCAACAAATTTTCCACCATCAGTtttctgtgccaatgcaccacacaaCCGATAAACAAAGCATACCAACTTCGGGCACTTCAATATCATGGTTTGTGTTTTCAACATCACAATAAATAGACTGTCAATCTTgacaaacagaaaatgcatcTCATTCAACttgttggtgttttgtaacagatgtttCTTTCCATTCATCCATTGGCCGCTGCACATTTTggattgattgattttatttgCAAGTTTAAAAAAGACATATATACACAAAGATAAGAAGTGACCGGGATTGCACAATACATttggggacttatttccattgtggtccctaTTATTTACATgaatacatatacaattacataaaTACAGACACATTAGAGATAGAGACCAAAAAATGCTCAACCTAGAGTATGAGGGGAGGAGTTTAAGTACAATTCTTATAAGCTTGTTTGGTTGGTAGGTTATTCTTgagatgtttggggctgctggtgaaccatgATGTGCAGGCATAATCAAAGTGACACTGGACTAGAACACTTGCCAGAGTCTTTATGTGTAGCACATGCAAAACTTTACAGACTATTTTTTGGGAGGGTACTTTCCTAAAACAATTATTGTCCACCTCACGGTTCAGCTGGCAGAGATTTGAGCACTAAATGTATCAGGCCATTGCATGTAAAGGACTATAGGCTTAGGTGTCTACTGTATGATATTCATTCATATTTTAATAAAaattatatatagtaccagtcagaagtttggacacctattcattcaagtttttttaaaattgtactattttctacattgtagaatagtgaaaacaaactattaaataacacatatggaatcatgtagtaaccaaaaaagtgttaaacaaatccaaatatatttgagattcttcaaagtagccaccctttgttttgatgtcttcactattattctacaaatgtagaaaataataataatgaagaaAAACCCACCTGAGTAAGTGTgaacaaacttttgactggtagtgtgtaTAATGGATCGGATCATTTTTCAGATCAGAAAAAAAGGGAGACAAATAACTTTGCTTTCCATTTATTACTTAAAAACACTTAAAGCAAGGAACTTTTCAATGTTTAAATAAAATCTTAAAATAAAATATTCAATACTCAATTGTTAAATTAAAGTGCAATATGAGGCATGATACCTTCTTCCTTTGAACAATAGTGAATGAAAAAAATTGCCTGTGTCCACAtcataaaaaaagaaagaaagcaaAGCAGACCTGCGCTTATAAATTCAAATCATTTTTCAAAGAGATGAGGATGACTACATTGTCTGGGGAGAGGGTAGACCTCTTTGCAGTCACTATGTCTCCTGCCGTGGAGAACACCCTCTCGCTAGGATCTGAAGTGCCAGGCACAGCCAGGTTACGTCTTGCCGTCATAGCAATGTGAGAGTATTTACACTCATTGCTTTTCCACCATGTCAGTGGATCACCATCCACTGGAATGACGCTTGCTGCCCTATGGGATGCCTCCTCCTCGTTGATACAGTTGGCAAACGTCTTGCCTGTGTCCTTGCTCGCAAAGGTCTCCCGAAAAGCTCCTTCATGGCCAAATTATTTTATGGAGGAGATGCCTCAGTCTGCTGCTGTCGGCTCTGTGGCTTGACCCTGCAGAAAAAAATTACT
The Oncorhynchus nerka isolate Pitt River linkage group LG28, Oner_Uvic_2.0, whole genome shotgun sequence genome window above contains:
- the rnf213b gene encoding E3 ubiquitin-protein ligase rnf213-beta isoform X6 encodes the protein MELGSGDSSPQGDHGSLSQQCPGVPTGKHRHNMEVTAEKDTVTKRPKTEGQQDQTKSPRRDQDMKKKTRRGNRRKNKGMKNQADKDPQTQSTLEKGQMETQTNQVCQTLETQTQEHNQDQDHQAETSQQQDQSMHQTNDTKQTHVKDAKRVHVQTQTNKPKGKNRATQTPKVVQNTQKTQTEPSDSTQPMTDEHADTTQPMNDQTQNSDGAGSKGAASEPPKRENPNSTEEVKSKPESEKGVQHSGESSGSPAACQVKQGVKLTTKSYAEAAAEDKTKTQKRSSPQTSNQCKKDSKSRGCRERSPVRTPPGIPMFTFHVYAVLNKKFRFNQEYDTLLLYHQDETHALEMTHFVGLSQQGYLIEASLSVPESSIPRGQMLTYQYRVQQRQKEIVEIATRNIQIPNDSQVKELHLYEGPIHRLESLWSFQGWFDVFQSKGKDMADAWQASAHLLLGHILQKWDPPNQESTVQFAQLLRHFQRSYSSAVQQVVYPGYFNPPLVKVSELISEHFLQLLHAESQGTSQKSQTVNNPLVFGLSLFRVCQACQIDLGVKGWAKLCYVVSSHTALDSRNIEEIRNVFSFPQNLVIGMINYCSQRLVSELPLLIPLLHTLIQPGADAGRLGPTIEEMNWAGLENVKYNNFRERIRSFSDKRRMMLTLIQNHISVAKEMPLVWTSWLSLVASEDLPEFSTLKSIPPEHIIQSLLYRLRQYGENADIKTQQQNVEVTQKILCFVLEKVEEEKERLADSGYVDSILLSCISVLKSTCRMVRLVPFYKAAVLSFQLVLKAAEILDAALANKTPDGEEKRPEQFQLSDKLGDVLQHLSQWRDNLLYNDLLKQGAQSKSLSYPKEIEMWDAFLRVECSLQSVSAQWMSSLDRDLRKRISRASDMDKVVVCCLETSVEAIGKSHATIKACFQELCRSAIKNICQDGKEGDLMRMLYPLSKVLPPSVLSSIVVESAARFENDPVGHLLDPQSSLNHLLSHGDWKVIQVDAEAGEVIGGCRSALASLVEALCLGHVPVGHLQTTLKHREQFKQIYRQYKRPAKLENVPADAEVILAQREKDLQAFYQQREHMDTLIKMMGKVSENITAPEISTLEDQHRADFQTVSLNKLVVVQPCCMKKGDEQQTPPGLVLWYSASQGVLEMAREMHELGDSNLLLRSWVDGSLEVANEDLTRPIPVPMTLTQVCDIIWKPRLSGFCQLGLRIAMSLATFEEIDQALNASGDQGEGFQMRRELGLMSGRLQGYQELEQGWVEVRLGQIQEYRQVHQAVASASAVLRIAERMDLRGDFSKIHSLTQLEDDSFKMRVLGSLSDDLIRAKQQLLMVTPQHTACLEVFLDSHTLVSWVQDQLCNMSDVKVFVDLASISAGENDTEIDRVACFHDAVMGYSPLLYSLSPKAGFEEFMISARQVWDTLQRDKRLPAKLRDSCHLLGWLKGLRETHGSVEQSSLSLASAINAQGVYHVGWSETHTDRRCLQSLLVVRVRNDHELKSYNLEELLELQNKLMLMSSKGEHGKEHVNRFTQVFEGVQRLGCILLQMQSTGNMLFRECRAQVQCSQEKQPCIRVTFSSLRGKEMVYSGEVTEQLQSLCRSMETCHKEWCAFISEKRSQFHTLNHYTSEQVVYLCRWIYSVCERRACVPQQVWHLLSPIKAGCTLNDVREAFATVTEVLSGTLSGNPAVWEEDDEDDSGRSMDFRSIGHNVDKRWGYNDENIESNVEEEYDMIEFSDTEEDEVKELSPMAQSDAKEEEAEEGLEDLWRRFKEDMPKYLIQHVDITTLARFLSCLSEMNHQDVKRKLPPSLQEGKPNLVLCPATEVLSTTLSFYMESPDQPLPSTDEVLVCREDTTEEQVEIFLSRALGRGDGAVGSQQKIYTLVNPGLLGYDVSVAVGELFEDLERSAGHHYRLVITSPVMHQHRYVPSFFSNHKVQAGVGITAENARRYLRHHFTVPFQHSSVSLIYPDKLSVWVVSSTRPAVGKSLYVDRLFEKFPQTSTKAQHVRIRLIEPRVDLDSFIHTLSERLVLLREQDPVLLHIDTAAVNVGLEEFLFHLLVLGCLSDNKGMLWRRNVAHLIAVEVLRPYPTLQNQPHTKEMRVGLLDILPTIQCRPPKEVKKLLLTKRRTLDPLMDEQEFASGGIQRPYQFLKRFNRNENLDPFYHREGSREGDPIDCLHHLLANCGLKDPSWAELKNFTWFLNLQLKDCEKSVFCDPDFLAEHLRGFKGFIVKFMIRMARDFASPSMDTSDQSPSLLLDDNQGDDLLARLTIRKRWERESHPYIFFNADRFSMSFLGFHVMRSPVGNTLNAVDPQSHAVLMGDVMTHELLQGLQRQGISLTEDFDGLPRAEKIKRISRVVGAKKGMMKGTFDPDPTYELTADNVMKMLAIHMRFRCGIPVIIMGETGCGKTRLVRFLCDLQREDREVENMKLVKVHGGTTAEMIYRKVREAERQADINLKTHKLDTVLFFDEANTTESIFAIKEVLCDRTVQGQPLKANTGLKIIAACNPYRRHSPEMVERLERAGLGYRVKAGETEDCLGKVPLRQLVYRVHPLPPSMAPLVWDFGQLSNSTELSYIRQIVQKQAKDHDLPMACGNVISDVLAASQSYMRNRKNECSFVSLRDVERSIKVLVWFYHHSNDLFPDSNDSSVQRTLKCLALAVGVCYYPSLVSKKQYLSAISQHFPEPLNTPESLQQVISSCQDFFLENIETRETVAKNIALKENVFLMVVCIELRIPLFLVGKPGSSKSLAKTVVADAMQGQASHCSLFQKLKQVHMVSFQCSPHSSPEGIIGTFRNCARFQKDKNMDEYVSVVVLDEIGLAEDSPQMPLKTLHPLLEDGCIDNDRPDPYMKVGFVGISNWALDPAKMNRGIFVSRWDPSEDELVETAKGICSSSIPILLKIKHLFPLLAKAFLNICKETAKNQFFGLRDYYSLVKMLFATVKCSEKEPNDRELAEAILRNFSGQPEDFDPVIFFQDVSQNLREVPRPSTLQMVEQNLARDNNQESRYLLLLTTNNAALHILQQQVFAMADYASPEIVFGSGFPKDQEYAQICRNVNRVKTCMETGRTVILLNLQNLYESLYDALNQYYVYLSGQQYVDLGLGSHRVKCRVHRDFRLVVIEDQMKVYTQFPVPLINRLEKHRVDRSTDLTPWQHRVLAKLKEWVQDFSGTAVSEDFQLSDVFVGFHGDACASALLQALESREHQRDPAVDQQHKDEGDEPLGDVEANETGEHRQKEGADPCVMDMDADDEEKNISMNEAEDNVLMEVVDDQDGEPACTPTNSKVDDDYMAMDADKDYVETGNSQSKGTDEEEKVFESAKGYLLNCATPDSVLRLKYTDLGNQEKERLQKMYFHHQHKHSLRDFMKSHLSSENSSKFIEVTTFSSLLTKSDVRGLAHALGLHTQTFLLLSLHQFDTEVSFCSKIRAFLQDAGPSIRILVVQMDIEDSHCSDELIASAKYCTLNYLITLESDQSCYVVFITKLSRIQSGGSQYIGFQGGVWLSVHIDDLRDTEDMSLNLSVFCGMPISKLVPPAQSGIETFESVNAQAETAHLHSLSLVRSCVQKAVGLLRDPNDLTSRSMQRMNILLGLLGENHGEMGALFQNVLLGRLAGTLVQREELVHNPGEWVNREAKKRQALQEGGTLRHTLWRCLQSTLTPVLAYMVEVLDRDANLDLLISAGLSQALIQLWLDILADRQILDLTPPQNSSGSDQEVLVQHYLLLGGEEHPCAAPFSWLIRMHFQSLWEESEFIPVTEDDSTQRIVQFVSTATSSKLGSLIGKLSDQEHLDLDKRYLRDFLLLSFKIKSEDELRVFTRAALGCVSELQHSMTINPDLSPAWVMAAARHYAPRLDTLSHILLLQPQLAPDILQQASHTKPTDMLEDILALGICVERTKLQTVTSLSECESLLRRVELLQPCLDRAFGEKYSSLCNPGCLQNLDSIRSIWRGMLVVAAFIQQVLFEGKQIDPSLEDLALKHCSLLQSLMQDSPDLRNVDTLQQLIRILNSYHQKCISGDLRFGINCPVCLSELKEPSTLPCGHVFCLSCLQSSLQTDRHYCPKCREDLPPNFQPSVSKTIKSALQQHAEIRGCCNSFFLEVVSRFCLSDGESPREGVVELLFSLLISAQGNVYRTRELTPFLECVDNSPVVRSVLPKLLLQYSQQDYIEERTGECTETDFNGQGASDNGESNEGSCGSSVDCVTSLLSTTK